A genomic region of Spea bombifrons isolate aSpeBom1 chromosome 9, aSpeBom1.2.pri, whole genome shotgun sequence contains the following coding sequences:
- the ZFP36L1 gene encoding mRNA decay activator protein ZFP36L1, translating to MSAVLIWPGTFDLSDVLNKPQSDTMKNYDNNVINSRDPNVSLMDRKAVGTPARVGFSRRHSVTLPSSKYNQNLLPGLQVELSMSTGNNESKFRDRSFSDSAQRLLPKHNVQVNSSRYKTELCRPFEENGSCTYGDKCQFAHGIRELRSLIRHHKYKTELCRTFHTIGFCPYGPRCHFIHNEEERRFTLHDQAPLPVPATKTERPRLHHSFSFAGFPTTSGLLVSPTCATTPVFSGGEDLIWANNSFTISNQELPNLFAQTLEMQVPLSSGKGHEPSTLTLPPTSESPEVFEPPVSPPDSLSDQEGYLSSSSSGSGSPTLDTTKRLPIFSRLSIFDD from the exons ATGTCTGCAGTATTGATCTGGCCAGGAACTTTTGATTTAAGTGACGTTTTAAACAAG CCACAGAGTGACACAATGAAAAACTATGACAATAATGTAATAAACTCAAGGGATCCAAATGTCTCTTTGATGGACAGGAAGGCAGTTGGAACACCAGCTAGAGTGGGTTTCTCAAGGAGGCACTCTGTTACTTTGCCCAGCTCCAAGTACAATCAGAATCTGCTTCCTGGTCTTCAAGTTGAACTTTCCATGAGTACGGGTAATAATGAAAGCAAATTTCGAGACCGATCATTTTCTGACAGTGCACAGCGATTACTTCCAAAACATAATGTGCAAGTGAACTCCAGCCGTTACAAGACAGAGCTGTGTCGTCCCTTTGAAGAGAATGGATCTTGCACATATGGTGACAAGTGTCAGTTTGCTCATGGCATCCGTGAGCTTAGAAGTTTGATAAGGCACCACAAGTACAAGACTGAGCTGTGTCGCACCTTCCACACCATTGGCTTTTGTCCTTATGGACCAAGGTGCCACTTCATACATAATGAGGAAGAACGTCGTTTTACGTTACATGACCAAGCACCGTTGCCTGTACCTGCCACTAAAACAGAGAGACCTCGGCTCCATCATAGCTTTAGTTTTGCTGGTTTTCCCACTACTAGCGGGCTGCTGGTCAGTCCAACATGTGCCACTACTCCAGTTTTTTCTGGCGGTGAAGATTTGATTTGGGCTAACAACTCTTTTACTATATCCAACCAAGAGCTGCCCAACCTGTTTGCCCAAACTTTGGAAATGCAAGTGCCCCTAAGCAGTGGGAAAGGCCATGAGCCCTCTACATTAACCCTTCCACCCACGTCTGAATCGCCAGAAGTTTTTGAACCTCCCGTCAGCCCACCAGACTCCCTATCAGACCAAGAAGGCTACTTGAGCAGCTCCAGCAGTGGTTCAGGCTCCCCTACCCTTGATACCACTAAACGTCTCCCAATCTTTAGCAGACTGTCAATATTTGATGACTAA